In Spirosoma aureum, a single genomic region encodes these proteins:
- a CDS encoding alpha/beta hydrolase: protein MKRIFTITGLLLATIVVGYVLGPSAHYDAVKVEPITLDPDLIKLEKSISESESKANLRPDNEARIVWADSLHKVKTPYCIVYIPGFTASWAEGDPVHKQLAKRFGCNLYLARTYGHGVDSPDALKDLTPGNYAGSAERALAIGKELGEKVIVMGTSAGGMLALYLAARHPEIQGLILYSPCIAVANPALKLVTKPWGQQILTQVFGGDHVINAYNKPGRIRYWLPQYHTNGLLTLQTMLDEYMTPEEFHKVKQPVFMGYYYKDEDNQDKVVSVAAMLDMFNELGTPADKKQKVDFPNAGEHVIASYYTAGDLNGVYQSTEKFMKNVLNLPMAQGPAQTVAFRQNGGSTKK, encoded by the coding sequence ATGAAACGGATTTTCACCATCACGGGCCTTCTGCTGGCCACGATTGTTGTCGGTTATGTGCTTGGCCCATCGGCGCACTACGATGCTGTAAAAGTAGAGCCAATCACCCTTGATCCGGATTTAATTAAACTGGAAAAAAGCATTTCGGAATCAGAAAGCAAAGCCAATCTTCGCCCTGATAATGAGGCTCGTATTGTTTGGGCAGATAGCCTGCACAAAGTCAAAACACCCTATTGTATCGTTTATATTCCGGGCTTTACGGCAAGCTGGGCCGAGGGCGACCCGGTTCATAAACAACTGGCAAAGCGTTTCGGCTGTAATCTATACCTGGCTCGCACTTATGGACATGGCGTTGATTCACCGGATGCTCTAAAAGATCTGACACCCGGTAATTATGCCGGATCGGCCGAGCGAGCGTTAGCCATTGGGAAAGAATTAGGGGAAAAGGTAATCGTTATGGGTACATCGGCGGGAGGAATGCTGGCACTTTATCTGGCAGCCCGCCATCCTGAAATTCAGGGATTGATCCTCTATTCGCCTTGCATTGCTGTAGCAAATCCGGCCTTAAAACTTGTTACAAAACCCTGGGGGCAGCAAATTCTTACGCAGGTATTTGGGGGCGATCACGTCATTAACGCATACAATAAACCAGGTCGTATTCGTTACTGGCTCCCTCAATACCATACGAATGGTCTCCTTACTTTACAAACCATGCTGGATGAGTACATGACGCCCGAGGAGTTTCATAAAGTGAAACAACCGGTGTTTATGGGCTATTATTATAAGGATGAAGACAATCAGGATAAAGTTGTATCGGTAGCAGCTATGCTCGATATGTTTAATGAGTTGGGGACACCCGCCGATAAAAAACAAAAGGTCGATTTTCCGAATGCCGGTGAGCACGTGATTGCATCCTATTATACGGCTGGCGATTTGAATGGTGTGTATCAGTCCACCGAAAAATTCATGAAGAATGTGTTAAATCTCCCTATGGCACAAGGACCAGCGCAAACTGTCGCATTTCGGCAGAACGGTGGTTCGACCAAAAAATAA
- a CDS encoding enoyl-ACP reductase FabI: MAYGLLNGKRGIISGALDENSIAWKVALKAKEEGATFTLTNAPIAMRMGAIKELAEQCNAEIIPADATSTEDIENLFTKSTEVLGGKLDFVLHSIGMSPNVRKGKAYTDLNYEWFKQSIDISALSFHKMMQTAYKQDAINEWGSIVALTYMAAQRTFPFYGDMADAKAVLESIARSFGYKYGKYRKVRVNTVSQSPTPTKAGSGIGGFDKFFDFADKTAPLGNATADQCADYVVTLFSDLTRMVTMQNLYHDGGFSMTGISEEVMELITKE, from the coding sequence ATGGCTTACGGATTACTGAACGGAAAACGCGGCATCATTTCCGGTGCCTTAGACGAAAACTCGATTGCCTGGAAAGTCGCTTTGAAAGCGAAAGAAGAAGGGGCTACATTCACGCTTACCAATGCACCGATTGCCATGCGCATGGGGGCCATCAAAGAATTGGCTGAACAGTGTAATGCTGAAATTATTCCCGCAGATGCCACCTCGACCGAAGATATCGAAAACCTGTTTACCAAATCAACCGAAGTGCTCGGCGGTAAACTGGACTTCGTTCTGCATAGCATCGGCATGAGCCCGAACGTACGAAAAGGCAAAGCTTATACAGACCTCAATTACGAATGGTTTAAGCAGAGTATTGATATCTCGGCCCTGTCGTTTCATAAGATGATGCAAACTGCCTATAAACAGGATGCCATCAATGAATGGGGTTCGATTGTCGCCCTGACCTACATGGCGGCTCAACGGACCTTTCCGTTTTATGGCGATATGGCCGATGCTAAAGCCGTTCTGGAATCAATTGCCCGGAGCTTTGGCTACAAATATGGCAAGTATCGTAAGGTTCGGGTAAACACCGTTTCGCAATCACCTACACCAACGAAAGCGGGTAGCGGAATCGGTGGCTTTGATAAATTCTTCGACTTCGCCGACAAAACGGCACCCCTCGGCAACGCTACCGCCGACCAGTGTGCCGACTATGTTGTAACGCTCTTCTCCGACCTGACCCGTATGGTTACGATGCAGAATCTATACCATGATGGTGGCTTCTCCATGACCGGTATCTCGGAAGAAGTGATGGAGTTGATCACTAAAGAGTAG
- a CDS encoding alkaline phosphatase D family protein, translated as MKKLVTLGFIGCVVLTGCRSSKTDTASSQEQKTVTTIAFGSCSDQKRPQPLWDDIVAQKPDVWIWLGDNIYGDSESMDTLSTKYARQKSNPVYQQLRQSTSVIGVWDDHDYGVNDGGKEYPRRKESQQLMLDFLDVPTTSPLRKQEGAYSTHVYGPKGKRVKVILLDARYFRDPLKKDGKANVPDPSGDMLGEAQWQWLEKQLTNSDADIHIIGSGVQVLPEDHIYEKWANFPTSRKRLLDLLSKTKPKGALLISGDRHQAEVSKVSVPGLSYDLYDITSSGLTHVSAPHEEVNRHRVGAIVAQLNYGLITVDWNAKPVTATVRINGDERATYLTQQVKF; from the coding sequence ATGAAAAAACTGGTTACGCTCGGCTTTATTGGCTGCGTAGTACTGACCGGATGCCGTTCGTCAAAGACTGATACGGCGTCATCTCAGGAACAAAAAACGGTTACTACCATTGCATTTGGATCGTGCAGCGACCAGAAACGGCCCCAACCTTTATGGGACGATATTGTAGCGCAAAAACCCGATGTCTGGATATGGCTTGGCGATAACATTTATGGCGATTCGGAAAGTATGGATACGCTCAGTACCAAATATGCCCGGCAAAAATCGAATCCGGTTTACCAGCAGTTGCGGCAATCGACTTCAGTGATTGGTGTATGGGACGACCATGATTACGGCGTCAATGACGGTGGAAAAGAATACCCCCGTCGAAAAGAAAGCCAGCAGCTGATGCTTGATTTTCTGGATGTTCCAACGACCAGCCCCCTCCGGAAGCAGGAAGGTGCCTATTCTACCCACGTTTATGGGCCCAAAGGAAAGCGGGTAAAAGTAATTCTGCTGGACGCACGCTATTTTCGTGATCCATTGAAGAAAGACGGGAAAGCCAATGTACCAGACCCTTCCGGCGATATGCTCGGTGAGGCTCAATGGCAGTGGCTGGAAAAACAATTGACCAACTCCGATGCCGATATACACATTATCGGGAGCGGAGTTCAGGTTCTTCCCGAAGATCATATTTATGAGAAATGGGCCAATTTCCCTACCTCTCGTAAACGGCTTCTGGATTTGTTGAGCAAAACGAAGCCTAAAGGAGCCCTATTGATTAGTGGTGACCGGCACCAGGCCGAAGTATCGAAAGTAAGTGTGCCAGGCTTAAGCTATGATTTGTATGACATCACCAGCAGTGGACTGACTCACGTTTCGGCACCGCATGAAGAAGTAAACCGGCACCGCGTCGGCGCAATTGTGGCCCAATTAAATTACGGCCTGATTACCGTAGACTGGAATGCTAAGCCAGTAACGGCAACTGTCCGAATAAACGGCGATGAACGAGCAACCTATCTGACGCAGCAAGTCAAATTCTGA
- a CDS encoding AAA family ATPase has protein sequence MIPIKLSIQGLYSYQELQEIDFQQLIGSSVFGIFGKVGSGKTSLLEAISFALYGETERLNSRDNRQYNMMNLKSKHLLIDFEFQAGPEQQLYKFIYEARRHPKKHHEIMPGERRMFIWQENDWQPVGNEKEDVALLSKQILGLDYDNFKRTIIIPQNQFREFLELSPTERTKMMNQLFKLDQYDMAGRVGKLNKENDDQLSELRGLLAPLGDVTPEAIEQAKTSITNLLESLTKKESEINKLLPDEKRLIESQNRSKLLASNQQELTQLLIQQEQYQRLEADITLYESCLLIFQSDFAIFDKLASKHLKLTEAEQNARQQLSVASKRRASLVSLYDAAKKAYETRDELQQKIDELDTVQQIRTLQQSISQQIHNRSTLASQLEQQTSQLERYKADRANHQLVLDNGLGQTSNLERLYKVNNWFAAYKPLKKQADDLQAALNNYDLAVEKLKQRKNDALAGFPVEWAQLTLKTLPDQIEDALAQLKLIREDRETKHRQLLVQDELRKYADALTDGKPCPLCGSEHHPSRHIGNAEDADVQRSDAALRKVVQRIDDTTTLQLTIKELATKLRSELDNGKRLSQERAEIVGLLTAHEDAFAWPEFSKEQEGLVMEAIRKESDGQKQLQDAQQAVRELNKLTEETELIYNELARKVAEADNDLSGLNGQLKTAAESLEHFRLDEVKQWGLDQIADLRESLYNTYKQTKINFDDADKQKSSAEKELATLEEQIQQVNIQLAEVSQESKTLETTIDQNLDAQGLNREQVNQILQSGIDVSREKRRINDYNEKRTGLQKQVETLEKELAEHPFDPAALVAVQQQLTVLQAEKDELNKEHGRATTILATLEAQWQQKQDHQKRHDELDLRRQDLKKMDELFRAQGFVNYVSSVYLKNLCESANERFFKLTNNQLKLELDDKNGFQVRDYLNGGEVRSVKTLSGGQTFQASLSLALALSDNIQHLTKAKQNLFFLDEGFGTLDKDSLQTVFKTLKALRSENRVVGIISHVEELQQEVDNFIRAESTENGSRIVRSWDV, from the coding sequence ATGATACCCATTAAGCTGTCAATTCAGGGACTTTATTCGTACCAGGAATTACAGGAGATAGATTTTCAGCAGTTAATCGGGTCGAGTGTATTTGGCATATTCGGCAAGGTAGGCAGTGGTAAAACGTCTTTGTTGGAAGCCATTAGTTTTGCTTTGTATGGTGAAACCGAGCGACTTAATAGTCGCGATAATCGCCAGTATAATATGATGAATCTGAAGTCGAAGCATTTGCTTATCGACTTCGAATTTCAGGCCGGGCCCGAGCAGCAACTCTATAAATTCATTTATGAAGCCCGACGACACCCTAAAAAGCATCATGAGATTATGCCGGGCGAACGTCGGATGTTTATCTGGCAGGAAAACGACTGGCAACCGGTTGGGAATGAAAAGGAGGATGTCGCCCTATTGTCGAAGCAGATTCTTGGCTTAGACTACGACAACTTTAAGCGAACGATCATCATTCCACAAAACCAGTTTCGGGAGTTTCTGGAACTCAGCCCAACGGAGCGTACGAAGATGATGAACCAGTTATTCAAACTGGATCAGTACGATATGGCTGGTCGAGTTGGGAAACTGAACAAAGAGAATGATGACCAGCTTTCGGAATTACGCGGTTTGCTGGCTCCTCTGGGCGATGTTACACCCGAAGCGATTGAGCAGGCCAAGACCAGTATTACCAACCTTCTGGAATCATTGACCAAAAAGGAATCTGAAATTAACAAGTTACTACCCGATGAAAAGCGACTGATCGAGAGCCAGAATCGAAGCAAACTTCTGGCATCCAACCAACAAGAACTTACTCAACTCCTTATTCAACAGGAACAATATCAGCGTCTCGAGGCCGATATTACCTTGTATGAATCCTGTTTGTTAATATTTCAGTCTGACTTTGCTATTTTCGACAAATTAGCCAGTAAACACCTTAAGTTAACAGAAGCGGAACAAAACGCTCGACAACAACTTAGTGTTGCAAGCAAGCGTCGGGCGAGTTTAGTGAGTTTGTATGATGCTGCTAAAAAAGCATATGAAACTCGTGATGAACTGCAACAGAAGATTGACGAGTTAGATACGGTGCAGCAAATCAGGACGTTGCAACAATCAATTAGTCAGCAAATACATAACCGGAGTACACTGGCCAGCCAGCTTGAGCAGCAAACCAGCCAGCTTGAACGCTATAAAGCTGACCGGGCTAACCATCAGCTTGTACTGGATAATGGGCTAGGGCAAACGTCGAATCTTGAAAGGCTTTATAAAGTAAATAACTGGTTCGCGGCTTATAAACCCCTAAAAAAACAGGCTGACGATCTACAGGCTGCCCTTAACAACTATGATCTGGCCGTAGAAAAACTAAAGCAGCGTAAAAACGATGCTTTAGCTGGATTCCCTGTCGAATGGGCTCAGTTGACGCTTAAAACATTACCTGACCAAATTGAGGACGCCCTCGCGCAACTGAAATTAATTCGGGAAGACCGGGAGACAAAACATCGGCAACTATTGGTTCAGGATGAGCTTCGTAAGTATGCTGATGCGCTAACCGACGGCAAGCCATGCCCTTTGTGTGGCTCAGAACACCACCCCAGTCGGCATATAGGTAACGCCGAAGATGCCGATGTTCAACGCAGTGATGCGGCTTTGCGCAAAGTTGTGCAACGAATTGACGACACAACAACGCTTCAACTGACGATAAAGGAACTGGCAACGAAGCTACGGAGTGAGTTGGATAATGGGAAGCGGCTTTCGCAGGAACGTGCGGAAATCGTCGGACTGTTGACAGCGCATGAAGATGCTTTTGCGTGGCCGGAATTCTCGAAAGAACAGGAAGGCCTGGTTATGGAAGCCATCCGAAAGGAAAGTGACGGCCAAAAACAGCTACAGGATGCGCAACAGGCTGTTCGAGAACTGAACAAACTCACCGAAGAAACCGAACTTATCTACAATGAACTGGCCCGCAAAGTCGCCGAAGCAGATAACGACCTTTCGGGTCTGAATGGTCAGTTGAAAACAGCCGCCGAATCACTGGAACACTTTCGGCTCGACGAAGTAAAACAATGGGGTTTAGATCAGATTGCCGACCTGCGCGAGTCGCTTTACAACACTTACAAGCAGACAAAAATCAATTTCGACGATGCCGATAAACAAAAAAGCAGCGCCGAAAAAGAATTGGCGACACTGGAGGAGCAGATTCAACAAGTCAATATACAGCTAGCCGAAGTTAGTCAGGAAAGCAAAACGCTAGAAACGACTATTGACCAAAATCTGGACGCCCAGGGATTGAATCGGGAACAGGTAAACCAGATACTACAATCTGGAATAGATGTTAGCCGGGAAAAACGGCGAATCAACGACTATAACGAGAAGCGAACAGGCTTACAGAAACAGGTGGAGACCCTGGAAAAAGAATTAGCCGAACATCCTTTCGATCCTGCTGCGCTGGTGGCCGTTCAACAACAACTTACAGTGTTGCAGGCCGAAAAAGATGAATTGAACAAAGAACACGGTCGCGCAACCACCATACTGGCCACGCTCGAAGCCCAATGGCAGCAGAAACAGGATCATCAGAAGCGCCATGACGAACTGGACCTCCGGCGGCAGGATTTAAAGAAAATGGACGAGCTGTTCCGGGCTCAGGGCTTTGTCAACTATGTTTCGTCGGTTTACCTCAAAAACCTGTGCGAGTCGGCCAATGAGCGTTTTTTTAAACTGACCAATAATCAGCTGAAACTGGAGCTGGACGATAAAAACGGCTTTCAGGTACGCGACTACCTCAACGGAGGTGAAGTCAGAAGTGTGAAAACGCTCTCGGGTGGTCAAACCTTTCAGGCCTCATTGTCGCTTGCGCTTGCCCTGTCTGACAATATTCAGCATCTGACCAAAGCCAAACAAAATCTGTTTTTTCTGGATGAGGGCTTCGGGACACTAGATAAGGATTCGCTCCAGACAGTTTTCAAAACCTTGAAGGCTCTTCGTTCCGAAAACCGGGTTGTCGGCATTATTTCACACGTTGAAGAGCTTCAGCAGGAAGTTGACAATTTCATTCGTGCCGAATCCACAGAAAACGGGAGTCGTATTGTACGGAGTTGGGACGTATAA
- a CDS encoding metallophosphoesterase family protein: MKIVHTADWHLGKRLQDFQRLQEQQNVLDEIIQIADQEQADLVVVAGDLFDTFNPDPKAEDLLYSTLKKLTAGGSRPVVAIAGNHDNPDRIEAQDHFGRECGIIFAGFPKTEVRSYELSCEAKLLRSAPGFIELKLPRHDSPVRIILTPYANETRMRSYFGQTSFGDELRQQLQDHWAALANTYMDEQGVNLLTTHLFVMKRGGEQPEESDDERSILQVGGASVVYTDMIPPQIQYTALGHLHRYQEIAGGPSPVIYSSSPLAYSFAEADQQKFVVLIEAEPGQAVTVTPMPLKTGKRLLRPRFKRVDEAVNWLKQNPDCYAEITLQTPTYLTSEERRELQQAHDSLVTIIPDVRDVKSMEKETAPAIDLTQSMETLFADYFKSKNKGQEPNERLQQLFKEILATESE, encoded by the coding sequence ATGAAAATAGTACATACAGCCGATTGGCATCTTGGAAAACGACTCCAGGATTTCCAAAGGCTCCAGGAACAACAAAATGTGTTGGATGAGATTATTCAAATCGCTGATCAGGAACAAGCCGATCTGGTAGTAGTGGCTGGCGACTTGTTCGACACGTTTAATCCAGACCCAAAGGCAGAAGACTTATTATATAGTACGCTCAAGAAATTGACGGCGGGTGGTAGTAGGCCAGTAGTCGCTATTGCCGGTAATCACGATAATCCGGATCGTATTGAAGCGCAAGACCATTTTGGGCGAGAGTGCGGCATTATTTTCGCGGGTTTCCCTAAAACTGAAGTTCGATCGTACGAATTAAGCTGTGAAGCAAAGCTGTTGCGCTCTGCACCGGGTTTTATCGAGTTGAAACTTCCTAGGCATGATTCCCCTGTTCGGATTATTCTTACACCCTATGCCAATGAGACCCGGATGCGGTCTTATTTTGGGCAGACAAGCTTTGGCGACGAACTCCGGCAACAACTTCAGGACCATTGGGCCGCCCTTGCGAACACCTATATGGATGAACAGGGGGTTAATTTACTGACAACCCATTTGTTCGTTATGAAACGTGGGGGTGAACAACCCGAGGAATCAGATGACGAGCGTAGTATTTTACAGGTTGGTGGCGCATCGGTGGTGTATACCGACATGATTCCACCGCAAATTCAATATACAGCGCTTGGGCATTTACACCGTTATCAGGAAATTGCAGGAGGGCCTAGTCCTGTTATATATAGTAGCAGTCCATTGGCCTATAGCTTTGCCGAGGCTGATCAGCAGAAATTTGTTGTATTAATTGAGGCTGAACCTGGCCAGGCAGTAACGGTTACTCCAATGCCGCTGAAAACGGGCAAACGGCTATTACGACCCCGTTTTAAACGTGTTGATGAGGCTGTCAACTGGCTTAAACAGAATCCCGACTGTTATGCCGAAATTACATTACAAACGCCAACCTACCTGACCAGCGAAGAGCGTAGAGAACTTCAACAGGCGCATGATTCACTGGTAACGATCATACCAGACGTAAGAGACGTTAAGTCGATGGAAAAGGAAACAGCACCGGCTATTGACCTTACGCAGAGTATGGAAACGTTATTTGCAGACTATTTTAAAAGTAAAAACAAAGGCCAGGAGCCGAACGAGCGGCTTCAGCAGTTGTTTAAAGAGATTTTAGCAACCGAATCTGAATGA
- a CDS encoding 2-isopropylmalate synthase, with the protein MSQRVYIFDTTLRDGEQVPGCQLTTEEKIVVAKELERMGVDIIEAGFPISSPGDFKSVVEISKSVTEPTICALSRAVKGDIDAAGEALKWAKRGRIHTGIGSSDIHIRNKFSSTREKILEQAIAAVKHAKTYVEDVEFYAEDAGRADLGFLAQLTEAVIKAGATVVNIPDTTGYCLPDEYGKKIAYIYEHVSNVHQATISIHCHNDLGLATANTLAGVMNGARQVEVTMNGIGERAGNTSLEEVVMAIKIKKELGLYTNVDSTRLFPVSNLVSQMMRMPVQANKAIVGRNAFAHSSGIHQDGFLKHSENYEIMNPHDVGVPKSSIVLTARSGRHALKHRLELLGYRYDKPTLDGIYTRFLDMADIRKEVNDKDLMELVR; encoded by the coding sequence ATGAGCCAACGAGTTTATATTTTCGACACCACTCTGCGCGACGGTGAACAAGTGCCGGGTTGCCAGTTAACCACCGAAGAAAAAATTGTGGTGGCTAAAGAGCTGGAACGTATGGGGGTTGATATTATCGAAGCAGGTTTCCCAATATCCAGCCCTGGCGATTTTAAATCGGTAGTCGAAATCTCGAAGTCTGTTACAGAGCCAACCATCTGCGCCCTCAGCCGGGCTGTTAAAGGCGACATAGATGCAGCCGGAGAAGCCCTCAAATGGGCAAAGCGTGGCCGGATTCATACTGGTATTGGCTCGTCAGATATCCATATTCGCAACAAATTCAGTAGCACGCGCGAGAAGATTCTGGAGCAGGCTATTGCAGCGGTTAAACACGCTAAAACATACGTTGAAGACGTCGAGTTTTATGCGGAAGATGCAGGTCGGGCTGATCTTGGTTTCCTTGCTCAATTAACCGAAGCAGTTATCAAGGCTGGTGCTACTGTGGTAAATATTCCAGATACGACGGGCTATTGCCTGCCTGATGAATATGGTAAAAAAATTGCCTACATCTATGAACACGTTTCAAACGTTCATCAGGCAACTATATCAATTCACTGTCACAATGACCTTGGTTTGGCTACAGCTAACACCCTTGCTGGTGTTATGAACGGCGCTCGCCAGGTTGAAGTTACCATGAATGGCATTGGCGAACGTGCAGGTAATACGTCGCTGGAAGAGGTTGTTATGGCGATAAAGATTAAAAAAGAACTGGGTTTATACACAAATGTTGACTCAACCCGGCTTTTCCCAGTTAGCAATCTGGTGTCTCAAATGATGCGCATGCCTGTTCAGGCAAATAAAGCAATTGTTGGCCGTAATGCATTCGCACACTCTTCGGGTATTCATCAGGACGGTTTTCTGAAACATTCTGAAAACTATGAAATCATGAATCCTCATGACGTTGGCGTGCCAAAATCGTCTATTGTACTCACTGCCCGTAGTGGCCGCCATGCGCTCAAGCATCGGCTTGAACTACTCGGCTACCGCTATGACAAACCAACTTTAGATGGTATTTACACTCGTTTTCTGGATATGGCTGATATCCGAAAAGAGGTGAATGATAAAGATCTTATGGAGTTAGTCCGTTAA
- the leuB gene encoding 3-isopropylmalate dehydrogenase, whose amino-acid sequence MAKKHILVVPGDGIGAEVTTVGKQVLELIAQRFDHDFTYDEALIGHVAIEATGSPLPEETLTKMRSADAILFGAVGHPKYDNDPSAKVRPEQGLLQMRKELGLYANLRPIKLFDELLDASSIKPEILRGADILFFRELTGDVYFGKRERLDDGNTAYDTMIYSKYEVERIVRKAFEAARTRSKRLCSVDKANVLESSRLWREVVQALAPEYPDVSVEHQFIDAAAMLLIKDPKRFDVVVTGNLFGDILTDEASQIAGSMGMLASASVGDSTGVYEPIHGSAHDITGKGLANPLASVLSVALLLDISFGFKAEAQAVIDAVDAVLKAGYRTRDIANTTTSPDKILGTQQMGEQILQQLKG is encoded by the coding sequence ATGGCAAAAAAACACATTCTTGTAGTCCCTGGTGATGGAATCGGGGCAGAAGTAACAACCGTAGGAAAGCAGGTTCTGGAGTTAATCGCTCAGCGATTCGACCATGACTTTACCTACGACGAAGCTCTCATCGGTCACGTTGCCATCGAAGCAACCGGCTCTCCGCTACCCGAAGAAACATTGACCAAAATGCGGAGTGCTGATGCCATTCTTTTCGGTGCAGTAGGCCACCCCAAGTACGATAATGACCCTTCTGCAAAAGTTCGCCCAGAACAGGGGTTACTTCAAATGCGCAAAGAGTTGGGCTTATATGCGAATCTACGCCCGATCAAGCTGTTTGACGAACTTCTCGACGCATCGAGCATTAAGCCCGAGATCCTGCGAGGGGCCGATATCCTATTCTTCCGTGAACTGACTGGCGATGTTTACTTCGGCAAACGCGAACGGCTCGACGATGGCAATACGGCATACGACACTATGATTTATAGTAAATATGAAGTAGAGCGTATTGTTCGGAAGGCATTTGAGGCTGCACGTACCCGTAGTAAAAGGCTGTGTTCAGTCGACAAAGCCAATGTATTGGAAAGCAGCCGCTTATGGCGCGAAGTAGTGCAGGCGCTTGCCCCCGAATACCCCGACGTATCGGTTGAGCACCAGTTTATTGATGCAGCAGCCATGTTACTCATAAAAGATCCTAAACGATTCGATGTTGTCGTAACAGGGAATTTATTTGGCGATATTCTGACCGATGAAGCCAGTCAGATTGCCGGTTCGATGGGGATGCTGGCCTCAGCTTCCGTGGGCGACAGTACCGGAGTTTATGAACCCATTCATGGCTCTGCACATGATATTACGGGCAAGGGATTAGCTAACCCATTGGCTTCTGTTCTCTCGGTAGCATTGCTCCTGGATATTTCCTTTGGCTTTAAAGCTGAAGCACAAGCCGTCATTGACGCCGTTGATGCCGTATTGAAAGCTGGTTATCGTACACGTGATATTGCCAATACAACCACGTCTCCAGATAAAATTCTGGGCACTCAGCAAATGGGCGAGCAAATTCTGCAACAATTAAAAGGCTGA